A single region of the Brachypodium distachyon strain Bd21 chromosome 3, Brachypodium_distachyon_v3.0, whole genome shotgun sequence genome encodes:
- the LOC100822554 gene encoding long-chain-alcohol oxidase FAO2: MAVQGEEGRKEEKAAAGRRAGPHPLLRGWRREGKYTHGMHPAQMEALRAICGAFIPSMPAEEAAGAGGRADPPPGGKDLERFYLASAADSTIPDEVAELMVTRCIREAVLLAWVVLWVLSTRVGTLLLCGRLSLSFSGGARDFSFPCVSRFADMPVARREAALQRWNSTRWLLPLRIVFTLVKILSHYVFYAMVNEKSENPHWKAIGYRVDKRRTEQADDAAAKSPSPSRPLDSGVVETRALNDTTLLRSLADRGLAVSSDARHHTVQCDAVIVGSGCGGGVAAAMLASAGLKVVVLEKGDYFTAEDYSSVEGPSMERLFEKGGIFCTSNVTTMVFTGSTVGGGSAVNWSASIRTPGTVLQEWSQEHGLPVFGSDGYVQAMDAVCSRLAVTDACLEEGFQNKVVRRGCEALGLPVDAVPRNSSAGHYCGSCNFGCPTGDKRGTDTTWLVDAVEHGAVILTGCKADRFILESNTADTGGKDNARRSKKCVGLVATCMSNGITKKLRIEARVSISACGALMTPPLLRNSGLRNRHIGRNLHLHPVSMAWGYFSDNKLPTSGQTIITGKSYEGGIITSMHRITDRTIVETPALSPGAFAAMVPWESGRDMKERMRRYARTAHAFALVRDRGAGFVDCEGRLRFTPSRDDTDELRNGLRRVLRILVAAGAAEVGTHRSDGLRLRCKGVRDEDLEAFLDEVTIEKGPMHSTTDKWALFSSAHQMGSCRMGSSPREGAVDGSGESWEAEGLYVCDGSLLPTAVGVNPMITIQSVAYCLSKDIAQALAHGKKH, encoded by the exons ATGGCGGTGCAGGGGGAGGAGGGccggaaggaggagaaggcggcggcggggaggcgcGCGGGGCCGCACCCGCTGCTGCGCGGGTGGAGGCGGGAGGGCAAGTACACGCACGGGATGCACCCGGCGCAGATGGAGGCCCTCCGCGCCATCTGCGGCGCCTTCATTCCTTCGATGCcggccgaggaggccgccggcgccggcggccgcgccgaCCCACCGCCCGGCGGCAAGGACCTCGAGCGCTTCtacctcgcctccgccgccgactccaCCATCCCCGACGAG gttgCTGAGCTGATGGTGACGCGGTGCATACGGGAGGCGGTGCTGCTGGCGTGGGTGGTGCTGTGGGTGCTGAGCACGAGGGTGGGCACGCTGCTGCTCTGCGGCCGGCTGAgcctctccttctccggcggcgcccGCGACTTCTCCTTCCCCTGCGTGAGCCGCTTCGCCGACATGCCGGTggcgcggcgggaggcggcgctgcagcgGTGGAACAGCACGCGCTGGCTCTTGCCGCTCAGGATCGTCTTCACACTCGTCAAGATCCTCTCCCACTACGTCTTCTACGCCATG GTGAACGAGAAGTCAGAGAACCCACACTGGAAAGCAATTGGATACAGGGTGGACAAGCGGCGGACAGAGCAAGCTGATGATGCGGCGGCGAAGtcaccgtcgccgtcgcggccACTGGACTCCGGTGTCGTGGAAACGAGAGCACTGAACGACACCACCCTGCTCAGGTCGCTCGCGGACAGGGGACTCGCCGTGAGCTCGGACGCGCGGCACCACACGGTGCAGTGCGACGCCGTGATCGTGGGTTCAGGCTGCGGCGGGGGCGTGGCCGCCGCGATGCTGGCCTCCGCGGGGCTCAAGGTGGTGGTCCTCGAGAAGGGCGACTACTTCACGGCCGAGGACTACAGCTCCGTGGAGGGCCCGTCCATGGAGCGGCTCTTCGAGAAGGGCGGCATCTTCTGCACGTCCAACGTGACGACCATGGTGTTCACGGGCTCCACGGTCGGCGGCGGGTCCGCGGTGAACTGGTCGGCCAGCATCCGCACGCCGGGGACGGTGCTGCAGGAGTGGTCGCAGGAGCACGGGCTCCCGGTGTTCGGCAGCGACGGGTACGTCCAGGCCATGGACGCCGTGTGCTCCCGGCTCGCCGTGACCGACGCGTGCCTGGAGGAAGGGTTCCAGAACAAGGTGGTGCGCCGCGGCTGCGAGGCGCTCGGGCTGCCCGTCGACGCCGTGCCGCGCAACTCGTCCGCGGGCCACTACTGCGGGAGCTGCAACTTCGGGTGCCCCACGGGCGACAAGCGCGGCACCGACACGACGTGGCTCGTCGACGCCGTCGAGCACGGCGCGGTCATCTTGACCGGGTGCAAGGCCGACCGTTTCATCCTCGAGAGCAACACCGCCGACACGGGCGGCAAGGACAACGCGCGGAGGAGCAAGAAGTGCGTCGGGCTCGTGGCGACGTGCATGAGCAACGGCATCACCAAGAAGCTGCGGATCGAGGCCAGGGTGTCCATCTCGGCGTGCGGCGCGCTCatgacgccgccgctgctgcgcaACAGCGGGCTCAGGAACCGGCACATCGGCCGGAATTTGCACCTCCACCCGGTGTCCATGGCGTGGGGCTACTTCTCGGACAACAAGCTGCCGACATCTGGACAGACCATCATCACCGGCAAGTCCTACGAGGGCGGCATCATCACGAGCATGCACCGCATCACGGACCGCACCATCGTCGAGACGCCGGCGCTGAGCCCCGGCGCATTCGCCGCCATGGTGCCGTGGGAGTCCGGCCGCGACATGAAGGAGCGGATGCGGCGGTACGCGCGCACGGCGCACGCATTCGCGCTCGTCCGCGACAGGGGCGCCGGCTTCGTGGACTGCGAGGGCCGCCTGCGCTTCACCCCGAGCCGCGACGACACGGACGAGCTCCGCAACGGGCTCCGCCGCGTGCTCCGCATCCTCGTGGCCGCCGGGGCCGCCGAGGTGGGCACGCACCGGAGCGACGGGCTCCGGCTGCGGTGCAAGGGGGTCCGGGACGAGGACCTGGAGGCGTTCCTGGACGAGGTGACCATCGAGAAGGGACCCATGCACTCGACGACGGACAAGTGGGCGCTCTTCTCCTCGGCGCACCAGATGGGCAGCTGCCGGATGGGGTCCAGCCCCAGGGAGGGCGCCGTGGATGGCAGCGGCGAGAGCTGGGAGGCCGAGGGCCTGTACGTGTGCGACGGCAGCCTTCTCCCCACCGCCGTGGGCGTCAACCCCATGATCACCATACAGTCCGTCGCCTACTGCCTCTCCAAGGACATCGCCCAGGCCTTGGCGCACGGCAAGAAACACTAG